GAAGGTGGCGGCGTCCGGACCGTGCCCGCTCATGCAGTTGTGCAGGCTGGCGCCGCCCGGCACGAAGCCGCCGCCTTCCTTGGCGTCGTAGGCGCCGTGGATCAGGCCCATGAATTCGCTGGCCACGTTGCGGTGGAACCAGGGCGGGCGGAACGTGTCCTCGCCGGCCAGCCAGCGCGGCGGGAAGATCACGAAGTCCAGCGTATCCACGCCCGGCGTGTCGGACGGCGCCTGCAGCACGAGGAAGATCGACGGGTCCGGATGGTCGTAGCTGATCGAGCCGATCGTGTTGAAGTGGCGCAGATCGTAGCGGTAGGGCGCGTAGTTGCCGTGCCACGCGACGACGTCCAGCGGCGAATGGCCGATCGGCGCCTGCCACAGGTTGCCGCAGAATTTCGCCACCAGGTTGAACGCGCCTTCGCGCTCCTCGTAGCGGGCGACGGGCGTTTCGAAGTCGCGCGGGTTGGCCAGGCCGTTCGAGCCGATCGGCCCCAGGTCCGGCAGTTGCAGCAGCGCGCCGAAGTTCTCGCAGATGTAGCCGCGCGCGCTGCCGTCCGGCAGGTCCACCGCGAAGCGCACGCCGCGCGGAATCACGGCGATCTGCTGCGGCTCGATGTCGAGCGTGCCCAGCTCCGTGCGCAGGGTCAGGCGGCCCTGCTGCGGCACGATCAGCAGTTCGCCGTCGGCATCGTAGAAGTAGCGGTCCTGCATGGAGCGGTTGGCGGCATACAGGTGGATCGCGCAGCCCGTCATCGCCTCCGGCGACCCGTTGCCGGCCATCGTCACCCAGCCGTCGATGAAGTCGGTCGGCGCGCCGGGCGCCGGCAGCGGGT
This is a stretch of genomic DNA from Pseudoduganella chitinolytica. It encodes these proteins:
- the hmgA gene encoding homogentisate 1,2-dioxygenase; protein product: MTASTSLPDGYQVGFGNEFATEALPGALPAHRNSPQRAPYGLYAEQISGTAFTAPRSHNRRSWLYRIRPAAQHGEFERLDNGRIVSAFTNAAPPNQLRWDPLPAPGAPTDFIDGWVTMAGNGSPEAMTGCAIHLYAANRSMQDRYFYDADGELLIVPQQGRLTLRTELGTLDIEPQQIAVIPRGVRFAVDLPDGSARGYICENFGALLQLPDLGPIGSNGLANPRDFETPVARYEEREGAFNLVAKFCGNLWQAPIGHSPLDVVAWHGNYAPYRYDLRHFNTIGSISYDHPDPSIFLVLQAPSDTPGVDTLDFVIFPPRWLAGEDTFRPPWFHRNVASEFMGLIHGAYDAKEGGGFVPGGASLHNCMSGHGPDAATFDKASASDTSKPAKVADTMAFMFETRNVIVPTEQALASPQRQRDYQQCWAGIRKHFHSGR